Proteins encoded together in one Prevotella scopos JCM 17725 window:
- a CDS encoding ATP-binding protein — translation MSVTDMLRMKKETYPFEGDWAEAFGAPERGGVWFIWGRSGSGKTSFTMKLCKELAKYGKIAYNSLEEGFSLTMKNAIMKAGMQDVARRFILISESMEDLDARLKKRKSPDIVVIDSFQYTQMSFKEYQEFKARHRDKLLIFISQADGNKPSGRTAVSVMFDAALKIWVEGYRAISKGRYFGNLGYYTIWKERADIYWGETKE, via the coding sequence AAACCTATCCATTTGAAGGAGACTGGGCGGAGGCCTTCGGAGCACCAGAACGAGGCGGTGTATGGTTCATCTGGGGACGAAGCGGAAGCGGTAAGACCAGCTTTACGATGAAGCTCTGCAAAGAGTTGGCAAAGTACGGAAAGATTGCTTATAACTCCTTAGAGGAGGGTTTCTCACTAACAATGAAGAATGCAATTATGAAAGCAGGTATGCAAGATGTTGCACGGCGGTTTATCCTCATCAGTGAGAGTATGGAAGATCTTGATGCACGTCTCAAGAAGCGTAAAAGTCCAGATATCGTAGTTATTGATAGTTTTCAATACACACAGATGAGCTTTAAGGAGTATCAGGAATTCAAGGCTCGACATCGTGATAAGCTGCTCATTTTTATCAGTCAGGCAGACGGCAACAAGCCTTCAGGTCGCACGGCAGTGAGTGTTATGTTTGATGCAGCACTGAAGATATGGGTGGAAGGTTACAGAGCAATCAGTAAAGGACGCTATTTTGGCAACCTTGGCTATTACACGATATGGAAAGAGCGAGCAGATATATACTGGGGTGAAACAAAAGAGTAA